A segment of the Mangrovimonas sp. YM274 genome:
TTAGGGCAATATTATTACGGAAAAAAATACTATACTGCAGCGCAAAATGCGTTTGAGAAGGCCTTGTCCAAAGAAATTTCGACAGTGCCCTATAAGCAGGATATTCAACATTATATAAAAAAAATAAAACGACAATTACAGTAATGATTCCAGAAATTGAAAAAGCGTCGTTAGCAGACATTAAATTGTTCCAAGAGGAAAAATTAAGTGAGCTTTTAACTTATTTACAGGCAAATTCTACCTATTACCAAAGGGTGTTTAAAGAACAGGATATTGATGTGTCTACCATTAAAACTCTTGAAGATTTGGTAAAACTTCCCTTAACTACCAAAGAGGATTTACAGAAGTATAATGATGACTTTTTATGTGTTCCAAAACATAAAGTGATTGATTATGTTACGACTTCAGGCACTTTGGGTGATCCAGTAACTTTTGCGCTTACCGATAATGATTTGGAACGTTTGGCGTATAATGAGGCTATTTCATTTGCCTGTGCAGGGGTCGCCGAAACCGACATTTTGCAACTTATGACCACCATAGATCGTCGTTTTATGGCGGGGTTGGCCTATTTTTTAGGTGTACGTAAATTGGGAGCGGGAATTATTAGAGTTGGAGCAGGGATTCCGGAATTGCAGTGGGATTCTATTTTAAAATTTAAACCAACCTATCTTATAGCGGTTCCTTCATTCTTGTTGAAATTGATAGAATATGCCAATCAGCATGGTATTGATTTAAAAGAATCAGGTGTGAAAGGAGCCATTTGTATAGGGGAATCTTTAAGAAATCAGGATTTTACCTTGAATACACTTGCTGAAAAAATTACCTCGAGTTGGGACATTGAATTATATTCTACCTATGCCTCAACTGAAATGAATACTGCTTTTACGGATTGTGAACAACAACAAGGGGGGCATCATCATCCAGAATTGATTATTGTAGAAATATTGAATGATGACAATCAGCCAGTGGACGAAGGTGAGGTTGGTGAACTTACTATTACCACCCTTGGAGTGGAAGGGATGCCGCTTTTAAGGTTTAAGACTGGGGATATGGTCAAAGCACATACCACGCCATGTGGATGCGGCCGAAACACTATGCGTTTGGGACCGGTTGTGGGAAGGAAAAAGCAAATGATCAAATATAAGGGGACGACCTTGTACCCTCCAGCCATGGATAATATTTTAAATGATTTCCAGGAGGTCCAAAGTTATATTGTTGAAATTTCCAGCAATGCTATAGGAACTGATGAAATTTGTATTAAAATAGCGGCAACCAATCCAACGGAAAAACTACAGCAGGCTATTAAAGACCATTTTAGGGCAAAATTGCGTGTAGCGCCAAAAGTTGAATTTCATGACGCTAAAGAAATCCATGCCTTACAGTTCCCTAAGATGAGCAGAAAACCTATTAAAGTTATCGATAACAGAAAATAGATTGTATAGAAGAATTCCTATGGAATATCTGGAGAATGGACAAATCGTGTTGTAACTTTTTAGTATCTTTCAATCCTAAAATAACTAACATTTAAAACCACTTTATGAATACTTCTTTTGAGTTTTTAGACTACTTTATCTTTGTGGCTTATGCTATACTCATACTTACGGTTGGGTTATGGATGTCCAGAGATAAAAAAGGTCATGAAAAGAATGCCGAAGATTATTTTTTGGCAGGTAAGTCATTGCCTTGGTGGGCTATCGGAGCCTCTTTGATTGCGGCAAATATTTCAGCAGAACAATTTATTGGGATGTCGGGATCTGGATTTGCATCTGGATTAGCCATTGCATCTTACGAATGGATGGCTGCATTGACATTGCTTATTGTAGGTAAATTTTTTCTGCCAATTTTTATTGAAAAGGGGTTGTATACGATTCCTGAATTTGTTGAAAAGCGTTTTTCTACCAACTTAAAGACCATATTGGCGGTCTTCTGGATTGCGCTTTATGTGTTTGTTAACTTGGCATCTGTATTGTATTTGGGGGCTTTGGCCTTGGAGACCATCATGGGAATTCCTATGATGTATGGTGTGATGGGATTGGCGTTGTTCGCGGCAGCTTATTCGTTGTACGGAGGACTCTCAGCTGTAGCTTGGACGGATGTTATCCAGGTTGTTTTCTTGGTTTTAGGAGGTTTGGCAACGACCTATTTGGCTTTGAATACAGTGTCCGGTGGTGAAGGTGTTATGGCTGGATTGAAAACGGTTTATGAAACAGTTCCAGATCGCTTTGCCATGATTTTGGATGAGTCGCACCCAGAGTACAAAAACCTTCCGGGAATAGGGGTTTTAGTTGGAGGTATGTGGGTTGCAAACCTTTATTATTGGGGATTCAACCAATATATCATTCAAAGAACCTTAGCAGCAAAATCATTAAGAGAAGCTCAAAAGGGGATTTTATTGGCCGCATTTTTAAAGTTGATTATTCCATTGATAGTGGTAATTCCTGGAATTGCGGCTTACTTAATGGTTAACAATCCTGAAATTTTAGGAAGTTTGGGAGAAGCAGGACTTCAAAACTTGCCATCTACTGAGCAGGCGGATAAGGCTTACCCTTGGTTATTGCAGTTTTTGCCTGCGGGACTTAAAGGGGTGGCATTTGCAGCTCTAGCGGCAGCAATCGTATCTTCCTTGGCATCTATGTTAAATTCAACCTCTACCATTTTTACAATGGATATTTATAAGCAGTATATCAATAAATCTGCTAGTTCCAAGCAAACGGTAACTATGGGAAGAATTTCGGCAGCGGTAGCTTTGGTAATAGCTTGTATTATGGCGCCTTTGTTGGGAGGAATTGATCAAGCATTCCAGTTTATTCAAGAGTATACAGGTGTGGTAAGTCCTGGTATTTTGGCGGTATTTCTTTTAGGACTGTTCTGGAAGAAAACTACCAACAAAGCGGCTATTGTTGGGGCCTTGACTTCAATTCCAATTGCTATGTACTTCAAGGTAGCACCTAAGGGATGGTCAACAAGCCCAATTTTTGTTGATATCCCATTCATGGATCAAATGGGGTATACTGCTATTTTGACGATTATAGTAATCGTTATAGTAAGTTTGATGCAGAATAAGGGGGCAGAGGACCCTAAAGGTATTCCTTTGAGTGGTAAACTGTTTAAAACAGGACCGGTTTTTAATGTAGGAGCCTTTGCTGTCATGATTATTTTAGTTGTGCTTTACGCCTTATTCTGGAAATAGAAAGCATGTTATAAACAAAAAGGATTGGCATTTGCCAATCCTTTTTGTTTTAGTATAGGATAAAAAAATCCCCACAATTAATTGTGGGGATTTTTAACATGGTAAAGTTGTTATTCTTTAACAGAAACTTTGATGTTAGGGTCAACCTTAGTCAAAGAATCTTGAAGTGCTTTAACAGCAGCTTCTACTTCTTCTTGAGATCCTGAAAAAGTTTTGCTTCCTTTTACTTCTTTTCCTGCAACCATATAGTCGTATTCAACTGTTACAGATTCAACGTCAACTGGAGTGCCTTCTACTGCTTCGTCAATAGCTTCTTCAACAGCTTCTTCAGTAGCGTTTGCAGCGTCCTCCATAGCTTCGCCAGTTGCATCTGCAGC
Coding sequences within it:
- a CDS encoding sodium/sugar symporter; this encodes MNTSFEFLDYFIFVAYAILILTVGLWMSRDKKGHEKNAEDYFLAGKSLPWWAIGASLIAANISAEQFIGMSGSGFASGLAIASYEWMAALTLLIVGKFFLPIFIEKGLYTIPEFVEKRFSTNLKTILAVFWIALYVFVNLASVLYLGALALETIMGIPMMYGVMGLALFAAAYSLYGGLSAVAWTDVIQVVFLVLGGLATTYLALNTVSGGEGVMAGLKTVYETVPDRFAMILDESHPEYKNLPGIGVLVGGMWVANLYYWGFNQYIIQRTLAAKSLREAQKGILLAAFLKLIIPLIVVIPGIAAYLMVNNPEILGSLGEAGLQNLPSTEQADKAYPWLLQFLPAGLKGVAFAALAAAIVSSLASMLNSTSTIFTMDIYKQYINKSASSKQTVTMGRISAAVALVIACIMAPLLGGIDQAFQFIQEYTGVVSPGILAVFLLGLFWKKTTNKAAIVGALTSIPIAMYFKVAPKGWSTSPIFVDIPFMDQMGYTAILTIIVIVIVSLMQNKGAEDPKGIPLSGKLFKTGPVFNVGAFAVMIILVVLYALFWK
- a CDS encoding phenylacetate--CoA ligase family protein, yielding MIPEIEKASLADIKLFQEEKLSELLTYLQANSTYYQRVFKEQDIDVSTIKTLEDLVKLPLTTKEDLQKYNDDFLCVPKHKVIDYVTTSGTLGDPVTFALTDNDLERLAYNEAISFACAGVAETDILQLMTTIDRRFMAGLAYFLGVRKLGAGIIRVGAGIPELQWDSILKFKPTYLIAVPSFLLKLIEYANQHGIDLKESGVKGAICIGESLRNQDFTLNTLAEKITSSWDIELYSTYASTEMNTAFTDCEQQQGGHHHPELIIVEILNDDNQPVDEGEVGELTITTLGVEGMPLLRFKTGDMVKAHTTPCGCGRNTMRLGPVVGRKKQMIKYKGTTLYPPAMDNILNDFQEVQSYIVEISSNAIGTDEICIKIAATNPTEKLQQAIKDHFRAKLRVAPKVEFHDAKEIHALQFPKMSRKPIKVIDNRK